Within the Metasolibacillus fluoroglycofenilyticus genome, the region GCTGTGGCACAGGTGTGCTTGCGGCGCTATTAGATGAGGCTGGCTATCAAGTAAGCGGTATCGATTTGTCTGAGGAGATGCTGATGGTAGCTAGCGCACGATTTGCAGCAGCGAATAAATCAATTCCATTAATCTCGATGTCGATGGAGCAACTAGAAGGCTTTCATGAGCTAGATATCGCCATTATCCCAATAGATTCCATAAATTATTTGCGTGAGGAGCAGGCTGTTATTGAAACATTGCAGCGTATTTATGATAGCTTACGCCAAGGTGGACAATTGTTTTTCGATGTCCACTCGCTTTATAAAATGGATGAAATTTTTCTAGAAAGCCCGTTCACTTATGATGATGGAGAAATTACTTATGTTTGGCATACAGAGCAAGGAAAAGAGCCGCATTCGATTTATCATTACATGACTTTTTTTGCAGAGGCGACTGAGGGCTTATATGAACGCTTTGATGAGGAGCACTACCAACGCACATTTGCCCCAGAAAAGTACGAAGCATGGCTTTATGTAGCCGGCTTTAGCGAGGTGCATATAACAGCCGACTGGTCGACTGAACAGCCTGAGGAGGAAAGCGAGCGCATTTTTATTCGCGCGATAAAATAGGTAAGGTGCTATTTAATTTCTTTCAGCGGGTGTCCAAACCACCCGCTGATAAAGAGAATCCCCCGACATACTGGGTGACTAATATCGTGTTGACATATGCCTCCGGCGGACGTCACAGCTTGGAAAAATCCGAGCGTAACTGATAAAGTTATTTAGCTTGATTTAGCAGAAATCCCACACTTCTATAAAGTGGTGAGAGGAATGCTCTATTTCAGTGGCTGGACAAGCAGCATCATATTGATTCGGATAGGAGAGATTTTCTTCGCATGCTGGTTCGAGGTGAAATTGCTTATGATGTTTGCAAAGCTATTTTAGACAGCCTCGCCTTTTTACATAAAATAAAAGGGCTTTTCATCATTGGTAAAATCTTGTATAGTGAGGGTAGCTCCATATGAACTTACCTCCTTCTTAGAGAGGTGTGGTATGCAACGATACCTTCAAAAATACGGTAAAAGGGTGCTACTCCCCAGTGCTCTTATCATTGGACTCCTCTATTTTTTTCTTCAACAAAACCATTCAGCAACAGTAGAAATCATTCCTGCGACTGTGCAGCTCGAACAAGCTAGCGAAAACGATTTGGAAGAGGTAAGAAGCGTTTTAGCCGTAGTTGTCGATGTAAAAGGGCAAGTTAAATTTCCCGGCGTATACGAATTAACGGAAGAACATCGCATTATTGATGCCATTCAATTAGCCGGTGGTTATACGGAGCAAGCAGACACGAAAATGATTAATCATGCCCAGCGCCTACAGGATGAAATGGTGATTTATGTGCCTTTTCAAGGAGAAGAGATGGCAGAAATAAATTTTGTTTCACATCCAAATGGTCAAAACAAAACCCCGACAAAGGTAAATATTAATACTGCAGATGAAGCATTGCTAATGACTATACCCGGCATCGGGCCAGCTAAGGCACAGGCGATTATTAGCTATCGCAATGAAGCTGGGAAATTTCAAACGATTGATGATATAAAAAAAGTGTCTGGTATTGGCGAAAAATCCTTTGAGCGAATAAAAGATTTAATTAAAGTGAACTAATTCTACAACCCCGTTGCGCCAATTACACGAAAAGACTAAACTAAAGTTAAGAAATTTTGGAGGTTGTCATATGGAGCGTATTACGTGGGATCAATTTTTCATGGCACAAAGCCATTTATTAGCGTTAAGAAGCACATGTACAAGGCTTGCGGTTGGCGCCACAATCGTAAGGGAAAAACGCATTATTGCAGGTGGCTATAACGGCTCCATTTCTGGAGACGAACATTGCATTGAGAAAGGTTGCTATGTTGTTGACAATCATTGTGTGCGTACAGTACATGCCGAAACAAATGCTTTATTGCAATGTGCTAAATATGGTACACCTGCGAATGGAGCAGATTTGTATGTAACCCATTTTCCATGTCTGCCTTGTACAAAAACGATTATTCAAGCAGGTATAAAAAATGTTTATTATGCAAAGGATTATAAAAATAATCCCTATGCATTAGAGTTATTAGCGAAAGCCGATGTCAATGTCAAGCATATTCCATTCGACGAAGCAAAAATTGACTTTTTGCAGGAGGAAAAATTGCAACTATTATTGACGATGCTTGAAAAATTGCGTAGTTACGGTGCTTCTCAAGAGGAATTGCATCCTTTAGAAGAGAAGGTGAATGCGCTTTTTGGTCAATTACTTAAAAAATAAATGGTTATACTATGCCATAGTAGTTCTCATTGCAGTAGGTGCAGCATTTGAGTCACTATGGTTTTTTTTATGGCTTGCTGTGCTTTTTGCTTTTTGTAAATATAAGCGACTACCACACATGCATTTAATGTGGTTAACAATTGTTTGTGTTGCTGTTTATTGCTATACAATCTGGCAAATAAATAAGTTAGATGAGCCCTTCGAAATGCCTATAACGCTTAGTTGGACAGGCGACTATAAAATTGATGGTGCATCATTGCGCGGCTTCATGAAGGCAGATAATGGGCGGAAGTTTTATGTGCATTATGAAATGAATAACGAGCAGGAAAAGAAATATTATAGCGAATATTCCTTAGCGGGTCAAAGTTTTCTAGTAAAGGGGGAATTAGTAATTCCTGAAATGCCAGCACATCCTTATAGCTTTGCTATGACTGAGTATTTAAAGAGTAAGCATGCGCGCGGGGTCTTAGAAATTTCCTCTATGGGTATTATTGAAAAGGAGCATTCTATCACAAGCCTTTTAGCCCAACAAC harbors:
- a CDS encoding class I SAM-dependent DNA methyltransferase translates to MASYERFAQVYDALMTDIPYDEYVEWIKAYAPQAKYPTLLDIGCGTGVLAALLDEAGYQVSGIDLSEEMLMVASARFAAANKSIPLISMSMEQLEGFHELDIAIIPIDSINYLREEQAVIETLQRIYDSLRQGGQLFFDVHSLYKMDEIFLESPFTYDDGEITYVWHTEQGKEPHSIYHYMTFFAEATEGLYERFDEEHYQRTFAPEKYEAWLYVAGFSEVHITADWSTEQPEEESERIFIRAIK
- a CDS encoding helix-hairpin-helix domain-containing protein translates to MQRYLQKYGKRVLLPSALIIGLLYFFLQQNHSATVEIIPATVQLEQASENDLEEVRSVLAVVVDVKGQVKFPGVYELTEEHRIIDAIQLAGGYTEQADTKMINHAQRLQDEMVIYVPFQGEEMAEINFVSHPNGQNKTPTKVNINTADEALLMTIPGIGPAKAQAIISYRNEAGKFQTIDDIKKVSGIGEKSFERIKDLIKVN
- a CDS encoding ComE operon protein 2, which codes for MERITWDQFFMAQSHLLALRSTCTRLAVGATIVREKRIIAGGYNGSISGDEHCIEKGCYVVDNHCVRTVHAETNALLQCAKYGTPANGADLYVTHFPCLPCTKTIIQAGIKNVYYAKDYKNNPYALELLAKADVNVKHIPFDEAKIDFLQEEKLQLLLTMLEKLRSYGASQEELHPLEEKVNALFGQLLKK